In a genomic window of Brassica rapa cultivar Chiifu-401-42 chromosome A10, CAAS_Brap_v3.01, whole genome shotgun sequence:
- the LOC103847082 gene encoding embryo-specific protein ATS3, whose product MRKLVADDDNEHHAIYTSPSREPLSTSLSLSLFSSFHHYRHNLLLEMTLPSCFLFLSFIFVTHAFDLSLIQMETGTCPYTVVVMTSCLSPESTRDQISITFGDADGNQVHAERLGGSVKGTGSLGKCSTDTFQVRGQCLTSPVCSLSIKRDGPDGWVPESIEIYAQGSKSVKFDFSKSVPKNTWYGQDHCNTTGPPSSPGLPPPAFPPETPKLPPPPHPRPSAASRGGGDGESAFLAFAIATAVAFAAMVR is encoded by the exons ATGAGAAAATTAGTAGCAGATGATGACAACGAACATCATGCAATTTATACAAGTCCTTCACGAGAGCCTCTTTctacatctctctctctctctctcttctcttcttttcatCATTACAGACACAATCTCTTGCTTGAAATGACGCTCCCTTCCTGCTTTCTCTTCCTCTCCTTCATCTTCGTCACGCATGCCTTCGACCTCAGCCTCATCCAG ATGGAGACCGGAACATGTCCGTATACGGTGGTTGTCATGACGAGCTGCCTCTCTCCAGAGTCGACGAGAGATCAAATCAGCATCACTTTTGGCGATGCGGATGGCAACCAG gTGCATGCAGAGAGACTAGGCGGATCGGTAAAAGGAACGGGGAGTTTAGGGAAGTGTTCAACTGACACATTCCAAGTCAGAGGTCAATGTTTGACTAGCCCTGTATGCTCCCTCTCTATCAAACGGGATGGACCCGACGGTTGGGTCCCGGAGTCCATCGAGATCTACGCACAAGGTTCCAAGTCTGTTAAATTCGATTTCAGCAAAAGCGTCCCTAAAAACACTTGGTACGGCCAAGACCACTGCAACACCACAGGCCCGCCATCGTCTCCCGGACTGCCCCCACCGGCATTCCCACCGGAGACACCTAAGCTACCGCCACCTCCCCATCCACGACCATCTGCTGCTTCCCGGGGTGGTGGAGATGGCGAGAGCGCTTTTCTTGCGTTTGCCATTGCCACTGCGGTTGCGTTCGCCGCAATGGTGCGTTAA
- the LOC103847083 gene encoding LRR receptor-like serine/threonine-protein kinase ERL2 — translation MEKVKSLGMVVVFFMLCGVVSPMNDEGKALMEMKASFSNVANMLLDWDDVHNSDFCSWRGVLCDNVSLSVVSLNLSNLNLGGEISPALGDLRSLQSIDLQGNNLGGQIPDELGNCASLAYLDISTNCLVGDIPFSISKLKQLEYLNLKNNQLTGPIPATLTQIPNLKTLDLAKNQLTGEIPRLLYWNEVLQYLGLRGNMLTGTLSPDMCQLTGLWYFDVRGNNLTGTIPDNIGNCTSYEILDISYNQITGVIPYNIGFLQVATLSLQENRLTGRIPEVIGLMQALAVLDLSGNELVGPIPPILGNLSFTGKLYLHGNKLTGPIPSELGNMSRLSYLQLNDNELVGTIPPELGKLEQLFELNLANNHLVGPIPANISSCAALNQFNVHGNLLNGSIPLGFRNLGSLTYLNLSANSFKGKIPSELGHIINLDTLDLSGNSFSGPIPLTLGDLEHLLILNLSRNYLNGPLPAEFGNLRSIQIMDVSFNSLSGVIPTELGLLQNIISLILNNNKIHGKIPDQLTNCFSLVNLNISFNNLSGIIPPMKNFSHFAPASFFGNPFLCGDWVGSICGPSLPKSQVITRTSVICMVLGFITLICMILIAVYKSKQQKNVLESSPKRSEGSTTKLVILHMDMAIHTFDDIMRLTENLSEKYAIGYGASSTVYKCTSSKTSRPIAIKRIYNHHPHNLREFETELETIGSIRHRNIVSLHGYALSPPLGNLLFYDYMENGSLWDLLHGPAGKKAKLDWETRLKIAVGAAQGLAYLHHDCTPRIIHRDVKSSNILLDGNFEARLSDFGIAKSIAAAKAYASTYVLGTIGYIDPEYARTSRLNEKSDVYSFGVVLLELLTGKKAVDNEANLHQLILSKADDNTVMDAVDAEVSVTCVDSGHIKKTFQLALMCTKRNPMERPTMQEVARVLLSLLPSPPPKKPPSPQGVEERRESHSLDTASPQWFVQFREAISKSSL, via the exons ATGGAGAAAGTGAAAAGCTTGGGGATGGTGGTGGTCTTCTTCATGCTATGCGGTGTTGTTTCTCCGATGAACGATGAAG GGAAAGCGTTGATGGAGATGAAAGCTTCCTTCAGCAACGTGGCGAATATGCTTCTGGACTGGGACGATGTTCACAACAGCGACTTTTGTTCTTGGCGTGGTGTCTTGTGTGATAACGTTTCCCTCTCCGTTGTCTCTCT TAATCTGTCAAATCTGAATCTTGGAGGGGAGATTTCACCAGCACTTGGAGATCTGAGGAGTTTGCAATCAAT AGACTTGCAAGGGAATAATCTGGGCGGTCAGATTCCAGATGAGCTTGGAAACTGTGCTTCTCTTGCTTATCT TGATATCTCCACTAATTGCTTGGTTGGAGACATACCATTCTCAATCTCCAAACTCAAACAGCTGGAGTATCT GAACCTGAAGAATAATCAGCTCACTGGCCCAATACCAGCAACCTTAACCCAGATTCCAAACCTCAAGACTCT TGACCTTGCAAAAAACCAGCTAACTGGTGAGATACCGAGGTTGCTTTACTGGAATGAGGTCTTACAGTATCT CGGTTTACGTGGGAATATGTTGACTGGGACGTTGTCTCCTGACATGTGCCAGCTCACCGGTTTGTGGTACTT TGATGTGAGAGGCAACAACCTAACTGGAACCATCCCAGACAACATTGGAAATTGCACAAGCTATGAGATCCT GGATATTTCATATAATCAGATCACTGGCGTTATACCATACAATATCGGGTTCCTTCAAGTCGCTACTCT GTCACTTCAAGAAAACAGATTGACTGGTAGAATTCCCGAAGTCATTGGTCTGATGCAGGCCCTTGCTGTTTT GGATCTGAGTGGCAATGAACTAGTTGGGCCTATCCCACCAATACTTGGGAATCTCTCATTTACCGGAAAGCT GTATCTCCATGGCAACAAGCTCACAGGACCAATCCCATCTGAGCTTGGCAATATGTCACGCCTCAGCtattt GCAACTAAATGATAATGAACTAGTGGGAACCATCCCACCTGAGCTTGGGAAGCTTGAACAATTATTCGAACT GAATCTCGCAAACAACCATCTTGTAGGGCCGATTCCAGCTAACATTAGCTCCTGTGCGGCTTTAAATCAATT CAATGTGCATGGGAATTTACTAAATGGCTCCATACCTCTTGGATTCCGGAATCTTGGAAGCTTGACTTATTT AAATCTCTCCGCAAACAGCTTCAAGGGAAAAATACCTTCCGAGCTTGGCCATATTATCAATCTTGATACCTT AGATTTATCTGGCAACAGTTTCTCCGGACCAATACCATTAACACTCGGTGATCTTGAGCATCTTCTCATCTT AAACCTGAGCAGAAACTATCTCAATGGACCATTGCCTGCAGAGTTTGGGAACCTCCGAAGCATTCAAATCAT GGATGTATCATTCAACTCTCTCTCCGGTGTTATTCCAACTGAGCTTGGCCTTTTGCAGAACATTATCTCCCT AATactcaacaacaacaagattCATGGGAAGATTCCTGATCAACTTACAAACTGCTTCAGTCTTGTCAATCT GAACATCTCTTTCAACAATCTATCTGGAATAATCCCACCTATGAAAAACTTCTCTCATTTTGCTCCAGCCAG ctTCTTTGGGAATCCATTTCTCTGTGGGGACTGGGTTGGTTCAATATGTGGCCCTTCTTTGCCCAAGTCGCAAG TAATCACCAGAACTTCAGTGATATGCATGGTTCTCGGTTTCATTACTCTCATATGCATGATACTCATTGCGGTTTACAAGTCAAAGCAGCAAAAAAACGTCTTGGAAAGTTCTCCAAAACGGTCTGAAG GGTCAACAACAAagctggtgattctccacatgGACATGGCTATCCACACCTTCGACGACATCATGAGACTCACCGAGAATCTCAGCGAGAAGTACGCCATCGGATACGGCGCTTCCAGCACGGTCTACAAATGCACCTCCTCCAAAACCTCCCGACCTATTGCCATTAAGCGAATCTACAACCACCACCCCCACAACCTGCGCGAGTTCGAGACCGAGCTCGAGACCATCGGGAGCATAAGGCACAGAAACATCGTGAGCCTGCACGGCTACGCCCTTTCCCCTCCCCTCGGCAACCTCCTCTTCTACGACTACATGGAGAACGGCTCTCTCTGGGACCTTCTCCACGGCCCTGCTGGCAAGAAAGCCAAGCTCGACTGGGAGACAAGGCTGAAGATAGCCGTTGGAGCTGCGCAAGGGCTCGCGTATCTCCACCATGACTGCACTCCTAGGATCATCCATAGGGACGTCAAGTCCTCGAACATACTCCTCGACGGGAACTTCGAGGCGCGTTTGTCGGATTTTGGGATTGCCAAGAGCATAGCAGCAGCCAAAGCTTATGCTTCGACCTATGTTCTTGGAACCATAGGATATATCGACCCTGAGTATGCTCGTACTTCACGGCTGAACGAGAAGTCTGATGTTTACAGCTTTGGTGTCGTGCTTCTTGAGCTTTTGACTGGGAAGAAGGCTGTGGATAATGAAGCCAACTTGCATCAATTG ATACTGTCGAAGGCAGATGATAACACAGTGATGGATGCGGTTGATGCGGAGGTTTCAGTGACGTGCGTCGACTCAGGGCACATCAAGAAGACGTTTCAACTGGCTCTCATGTGCACTAAGCGAAACCCTATGGAGAGACCTACAATGCAGGAGGTCGCTAGGGTTCTACTCTCTCTTCTCCCGTCTCCACCTCCAAAGAAGCCGCCTTCTCCGCAGGGAGTGGAAGAACGGCGTGAGAGCCATTCCTTGGATACAGCATCCCCACAGTGGTTTGTTCAGTTCCGTGAAGCTATCTCCAAAAGCAGCTTATAA
- the LOC103847084 gene encoding basic leucine zipper 19 produces MSDPSFPVPTSFQVSNDGSQVEEKKTGYLNYEVEPGFTIRLRQNIDPAMDPKKLKRIVSNRVAAQKSRWKKLQYIDDLVKKSRDLNWQVSMLRSQVEMASEQKQCLEREKMELKECMAGWIQRFISDQGEIEANTAEIERLKKKMAHMI; encoded by the exons ATGTCCGACCCAAGCTTTCCTGTGCCGACTTCGTTTCAAGTGTCCAATGATGGTAGCCAAGtggaagagaagaaaacagGTTACCTCAACTATGAAGTAGAGCCTGGCTTCACCATTCGTCTGCGTCAGAATATCGACCCTGCTATGGACCCGAAGAAGCTCAAACG CATAGTTTCGAACCGTGTTGCGGCTCAGAAGTCAAGGTGGAAGAAGCTTCAATATATTGATGATCTAGTGAAGAAATCGAGGGACCTCAAT TGGCAGGTGAGTATGCTGCGTTCCCAAGTAGAGATGGCGAGTGAGCAGAAGCAATGTCTCGAACGTGAGAAAATGGAGCTTAAGGAGTGCATGGCTGGTTGGATTCAACGCTTTATCTCCGATCAAG GAGAGATTGAGGCAAACACAGCGGAGATAGAGAGGCTGAAGAAGAAAATGGCTCATATGATTTGA
- the LOC103847089 gene encoding probable inactive receptor-like protein kinase At3g56050 isoform X2, translated as MRSDQRWSLLSIIFILFFLPHNLTFGLCFSTEALALMKFKGRIERDPFGALMNWGELPHCSWSGVVCSHDGRVVVLNLEDLSLQGTLAPELGNLTHLKSLILRNNSFSGEVPKEVADLQELEVLDLCDNNFGQPFPFTSNGRKLLQIAPPGQDPGLGNASPPPPLPSPPPPLSSPESSFDLRFPPPPPLSRGESPPTGSPAVLPPQAQPPPIPPTQAQPPPLPLPPAQPPPVSPLALPPAHLPAIRKKKSHKPFIIIGVLAGVLSVIGALVAFFLLRKQKVIMIKTSATRSIGHLQDVGITGVPKLKLSELETACEDFSNIISSTSSNATIYKGTLSTGSEIAVLSIASGSLQNWTADLETQFQQKIQRLSLVDHKNFLNVIGYCREDEPFNRMLVFEYAPYGSLFEHLHDQDAEHLDWPMRLRIAMGIAYCAQHMHNLNPKPISQANLNSSSVYLTTDYAAKVADFTFLGSTPIDPKTNYVLSVGVILHEIITGKIPEDPDSPIKETKPARELVDPTLKNFDENVLQKMWEVVIECLNQRLEMKEVVAKLREITGITEEAALPRLSPAWWAELEIISTEV; from the exons ATGCGTTCCGATCAACGGTGGAGTTTGCTCTCCATCATCTTTATCCTCTTCTTTCTTCCTCACAATCTCACGTTTGGGCTCTGTTTCAGCACCGAAG CATTGGCTCTGATGAAATTCAAAgggagaatagagagagaccCTTTTGGAGCTCTGATGAATTGGGGAGAGCTTCCTCATTGTTCTTGGTCTGGTGTTGTCTGTTCACATGATGGAAGAGTCGTCGTCTT AAATCTAGAAGATCTCTCCCTTCAAGGAACACTTGCACCTGAACTCGGAAACCTAACTCACTTGAAATCTCT TATTCTGAGAAACAACTCATTTTCCGGAGAAGTACCTAAAGAGGTAGCTGACTTGCAGGAGCTTGAGGTTTTGGATTTGTGTGACAACAACTTTGGCCAACCATTTCCCTTCACGTCCAATGGTCGTAAGCTGCTTCAGATAGCCCCTCCTGGTCAGGATCCAGGATTGGGAAatgcttctcctcctcctccgttaCCTTCACCTCCTCCTCCATTATCTTCTCCTGAATCCTCCTTTGATTTACGtttccctcctcctcctccgttgAGTAGAGGTGAAAGCCCTCCTACTGGTTCTCCAGCAGTTCTCCCTCCTCAAGCTCAGCCTCCACCAATTCCCCCTACTCAAGCGCAGCCTCCACCATTACCCCTTCCACCAGCTCAACCTCCACCAGTTTCCCCACTAGCTCTGCCGCCAGCTCATCTTCCTGCTATCAGGAAAAAGAAATCACACAAGCCTTTTATAATAATCGGAGTGCTGGCAGGTGTATTAAGCGTCATTGGCGCATTGGTGGCCTTCTTTCTTCTCCGGAAGCAAAAGGTAATAATGATAAAGACATCAGCAACTAGGAGCATTGGCCACCTTCAAGATGTTGGTATTACAG GTGTTCCTAAGCTGAAGCTATCAGAACTAGAAACTGCCTGCGAAGATTTCAGCAACATCATAAGCTCCACATCCTCAAACGCCACCATTTACAAAGGAACTCTCTCCACCGGCTCTGAAATTGCCGTTTTATCTATCGCATCTGGATCCCTCCAGAACTGGACAGCTGATCTCGAAACGCAGTTTCAACAGAAG ATACAGAGGTTATCACTAGTGGACCACAAGAACTTTCTGAATGTAATTGGATATTGCCGTGAAGACGAGCCTTTCAACAGGATGCTGGTTTTCGAGTACGCTCCTTACGGATCCCTCTTCGAGCATTTGCACG ATCAAGACGCAGAGCACTTGGACTGGCCAATGAGACTGAGAATAGCAATGGGAATAGCATACTGTGCACAACACATGCacaatctaaaccctaaacccatcTCCCAAGCAAACCTCAACTCCTCTTCAGTCTACTTGACAACAGACTACGCAGCCAAAGTCGCTGACTTTACTTTCCTCGGCTCCACACCAATTGACCCCAAGACCAACTATGTCCTCAGCGTTGGCGTCATTCTGCACGAGATCATCACCGGAAAGATCCCGGAGGATCCGGATTCTCCCATCAAGGAAACCAAACCGGCGAGAGAGCTTGTGGATCCGACACTGAAAAACTTCGACGAGAATGTCCTGCAGAAAATGTGGGAAGTGGTGATCGAGTGTTTGAATCAGAGGCTGGAAATGAAGGAAGTTGTGGCTAAGCTGAGAGAGATCACTGGAATCACGGAGGAAGCAGCGTTGCCAAGGCTATCTCCGGCGTGGTGGGCGGAGCTGGAGATTATATCCACTGAAGTGTAG